attaaataattcaaaattctACCTCTAAACGGCAGATTCAATACGAAGCTCATAAGCTttcaacacacaaaaaaaaaactaaacgtAAACGGCAACAATGGAATGGGGTGTTAAGACTTTAACAGaaataagcaaaagaaaatcaagaaagcaGAGAAGAGTGTGTTTCAAGTCAAGTCTAGTAGTCTGCCTTGGCTGCTAGTGTGGCAGCTGTACCTCTGCGACGACCAGTTCTCCTTGCAGCAATTTGACCAACCTTAGCACCAGCAGATTTATCACGCCTGACCGTACTGGCGTGACCAATGTGCTGATGGTTTCCTCCTCCGTGGGGATGTTCCACTGGGTTCATGGCAACACCACGCACAACAGGCCAACAGTTCCTCTTCACTCTGTACTTGTGGTATGCATTTCCAGCCTTGAGAAGTGGCTTCTCTGTTCTTCCTCCACCCGCAACTTGCCCAATCATGGCTCTGCACCCACTTGGCAAAACCTTCTTCGCTCCAGAAGGAAGCTTAATCCTTTTTATATATGGTAAAAACAGATCAATATATACATCAATCTTGTTAAGTGCCACTCAAGTCAAGTTATAAAATGATGTTCCAGTAATATAATTAGGGTTTAGACATAATATAACTATAGTACGCAACTTAAAAATGAAGATTCCGATTTTAACAAAGGACTCAAGGAGGGTTCTTAACTTTGCATTTGGAAGCATGCAAACTATTAACTGATTTGGAGAAATTACCTAGTGGTTTTGCTGTCAGAATTGTGAGCAATTACGATGGCGTAATCACCAGAAGCCCTAGCAAGAGCACCACGGTCGCCAACATGGAGCTCGACGTTGCAGACAACAGCTCCCTCCGGGATAGATCCAAGCGGAAGAACGTTTCCGACCATAAGATTAGCCTTCTTACCACAGTAGAGGTATTGTCCGGTGTACATACCTTCGGCGGCTACGAACAGCTCCTTCTGCTTCATGTAACGGAAAGGATGACGGAACGCGACGCGAGCGAGAGGAGCACCACGCCCAGGGTCGTGGATGATCTCCGTCACCAATCCTTTGAGGTAACCATTGCGCTCGCCGTAATCGAGGCTCCGGAACTTAGCTGGACCCTTGCGGTGGTGAGTGTGGGACTTGAAAACGGAACCAGCACCCTTACGCTGAGCCCTAATCACACGACCCATTTTCCTTACCGCCACGTAACCTACTTTTTGCCCTAGGTTGTGTAGCCTAATTTATAGGGGATGTTCTCATAACAGAAACCCTAATTGTCGTGGGCCTCCATGTAACCTTAGTCTAATTAAAAAGCACAGGCCGTACTTATGTTAACccaatttggttatttaaaaagtttactTTTTacgattttaatttattttgttttattttgcaaaagATTACTTTTTATCATGTCAGAAAAATCAGATTATATGCGTCTGAATTTTCGAGTATTTTCTATTAAGGGCATGCAAGGAGAGGAGCTAGAGCGAGCTATCTATATGTCAACACTACAACTCGTTTAGGCACATAGTACTTTATTGTAATGCTTCAATACATAGTTCATTTcattaatttgttgtttaatctttgtgtcaaaactcaaatctaGTATCTCCTCCAAAATTATAGTCTGTCTACAGTCTACACCATTGAACTCTTAATGTAACGTTAATTACCAATTATATATTTGGCTTACAAGTGACAATAGATGCAAATCTccttttaaattcaaaaaaaaaaaaaaaaaaNAtgcaaaattaataattaaatagttgtttataataagttatttcgattttgtccaaaaaaaataagttatttcGATTATATCTATGTATAtcttgttttattgtttatatatgctTAATTATGAGTTAGCACCGCCGCCGGTATACAAGTATAGACgtatattacaaaaagaaaaaaaaaatatagaaatattggATTATCAAAGCCAACACGTACGTCGTCAATCGCAGGGCATGCCATTTTAATAAATCAACTTGCATGCTGCTTAACAATATATACGCATGACTagtgctaatttttttttcgtttaaaaaGGATGAGTTgtttaatcataaattaaaaccaaaaatactacagaataaaatctttgataaatatatagtatagtCATGTAGGAAGCCCATTTTCATGCTTGTAGTCTGTCATATATTCCATAGGCACCTGCGTCGCGTttacttgttttgtgtgtttataacACTGATTAAGATCAGAATTTCTCCACCTAGTTTGTAATATCGTTAATTACTATGTTATTTGCATAGCATATGTAAAATAggaacaaaattaaaagttggatgtaaaaattgatattcagatcgatATTGTTGGCCCCATAATAATATGACTCATATCGTTTCATGAACCATGAGTAATACTAACACTGATTATAACATgtcaaaatttgacattttgttATTAGTTCATGATGAAAtttcaatgtttttatttatttatttatatgccATTAAATACAGAACTATTTGAGAGGTATCTTTGGTTTCATGATCACTACTGTGGTATGCGATCGATGTCAAAGAAAAATTCTAAGTCAGTATGGTAACTAGTAAAGTATATTTGTGTGCATAGAAGACGTACTACGTTTTGCGATATGTTATCTTCCTTATACCCATCAAGCAAAATTGAAGAAGCATATATAGTCCTCAGCAATCGAAACTCGAAAGTTACACGGTTATATATGAAAACTAGACCAGATATATATAGCTCAGGTTACGCCTCGATCATGAGTGAGTGTATATATTGTAGATATAGCCATCGTTAGACCCAAAATTGAAGAAAGGTGGAACACAACAAGATAAGCTATCATAAACAAAAACTTCTACATTAATTATATTGACTTAATTAATCCTCTCATCAAGTGAGGAAGAGTAAGAGGCTCAAAGTATAACTAAGACCTAGCTAGCTAGTAAGATGTGATGGAgtctaagagagagagaaatatgtTTTGGTCACAAGGAATAGTGAGGCCTCTCTCTTGCCTAAACCCGAACTCTTCCTCCGCTGCTTGCAGCATCATCTTGAAGGTTGGGTGATTGAGGAATGTGATGGGGACGACATGGCGGTCTCTGGAGTGGCCCACGTAGACAGCGAAATGACCCTTCTTGGGGACGTGTTCACTGCTCTTCTTCCCCAAGCTTGAACATCTCTTCAGCATCTGCTTCAGTGACTTACTTGCTTGCTTTATCTCCATTgtattctaatatatatactctcGTTGTTTACAATACTAATGAATGAGAATGTCTCCAattatgtttctgtttcttttgactcctagagagagagatatagctAGTGCCGAAAATACACATAGGATATATATACTACAGATCGAGGCAAGTTTGACTGGATAAATCCTTCGTTCGGAATTGgaacattatttttttgaaaacgaTGGCGAGTTTTCTAACACCAAAAACGATTGATTAAGAAACTTTAGTGTTCTAATTATTTAGTATTAAGCCTAATTAATACCTATTACAGACACACAAACATCATCACGTACGTTACCATATAATATACAATTCTTTTGTGCAGGAACTAAAAAACTACAGAAGATATATAGTGATAAAGATAGACCAAAATGAATGAAACatgttacataaatatttattatatatattctgtaaacgccaaaaaaagaaaaaaaaatttatgtagtTCAAAAATGGTTAGGCCTTAAACGGGCGACTCAATGCGCGAACGCCTAAAATGCCTAATTCGagtttatatgatatgattctaGCTACGCACTTACAATATAAatgcatataatatatatatttgctattAGGCTATTAGCCTTCCACAAAACTACTAAGGGCCAAGGGGTATTGGCTCCCGGAGTTACTCGTGTGGATGTAGGTTGGGGACTGATGATTTCTCTAAATGCTTGAGGACCAAATTTTCATCTCGTAAATTGGTCATCCTCATCCGTATACGCCTTTTAGCAACAAAACCAAGTTTGGATAATCTAAGATTAATTACTCTGGCTTTCGCCTTGGGATTTTACacttaacaaaaagaaaaagaaattcaCAAAACTCTcgtttaaaatcaaaatttaatatatatcccAACAAGACTTTGTGGATAAGTAATTAATTGTTTAGTAATATGTAACAAAATCTAAGTTGAATGAATCccccaaaattaaaaacaatgaatTTTGGGGATATTATTTCTTTAACTCGTAAGGCACGCATAAGTAAACACGAGATGCGGATCTCTAAAGTGGTTAACTAGACCGGTTTCTTGCAAAGAGCCAAGAAGCCAATGGAGCTAattgcttcatcttctttgtctgcTTCTTCACCATAGCTTTgcttttctcctcttttcccACAATGACCTTTGTCAACAATGGTGGGTTCGCAAACTTCACCGAACGCCTCTTCTCCAGACGATCATCATACACTTCATTTTGGACATACCGGTTCATCTTGATCTCGGTTATGTTGTCGCGTTCGTTAACCGTGGATTCCTCTATGAATTTGAGGTCATCATCTTCGACTTGAGGATGTTCTGGGAATTTTCTGAGTGAGTGGTTAAGCTTTTCCTTAGTGGTTTCAAGCTCTTGTGTGAGGGTTTCGATAAGCTGAGACAAAACCTTGTTCTCTTCCTCAGCTTTCTTAAGACTCTCCTGCGCTTCAACCAGCTCTTCTTGGATGCTTTTATTNACCGAACGCCTCTTCTCCAGACGATCATCGTATACTTCATTTTGATCATACCGGTTCATCTTGATCTCAGTTATGTTGTCCCGTTCGTTAACCGTGGATTCCTCTATGAATTTGAGGTCATCATCTTCGACTTGAGGATGTTCTGGAAATTTTCTGAGTGAGTTATTAAGCTTTTCCTTAGTGGTTTCAAGCTCTTGTGTGAGGGTTTCGATAAGCTGAGACAAAACCTTGTTCTCTTCCTCAGCTTTCTTAAGACTCTCCTGCGCTTCAACCAGCTCTTCTTGGATGCTTTTATTACAACTGCTTCTCTATAATAACCAGACGGTGGAAAATTATTGCAAACAaatcattgatatatatataaacatgtattATACGATTAATATATGCAAAAAACTATGCATTTGATTATAGATAAGAGACCTCTACGTAATTATCTCCGAGAAGGATTCTCTCGTCGAAGAGAGTGACGGCCTCTTTAACAGACCTGAAAGGAGCTCCGGTTTCGATCTCTGCGCGAACCATTACAGCTGATTAAGTGATATATGTTTATTGCTTTAGTTTGTATGAGTTGGTCCATGTCATGAAGAAACCTCAGCTTTTTATAAAGAGAAAACCAGTCACCAATTTCCAAAAAAGATTTCACCTGTTGGTTGTTGTCACTTAAAACGGATGGTGACTAGATTAGTGGACTAAGATGAAAACTGACCACGTTAATGACTAAATcaatttaaagaaagaaagaaagcacCATAAGAAGTTTGTTCTTTCAAATTGATTGTGATATAAAATCGTAATCAAATATCTCATTCCATAGCTTATACTATGTGATGGTTCCACCATTacaatatataatcattttattttaaaaatgtaacaCATTACCGACGAAAATTTCCAccaaatgacaaaaaaatgatgagaaagtTGTTAAGTATATTTTCGTGGTgcttacttttttctttattatattgaAATTAGAACCAAAAATGTCTTGGCGTTTACTTCACACTAAAGAAGAAAGTTTTTGGGTAAATAGAACAACAAGTAGAGAAAGGTTCGTTGGAACGtccttcttctgttttctcATGTGTTctgttagttttcttttaacttGCTACCACCACCAAATCATTCATCTTCATCTCGACAACGACTTGTCTCCTATTTTTTCACTCACATAAATGGGCCTTTTGGACCTAGAAATTACAGATCACTACTTCGTGACCGATACAAAGCAAAGCCCAATAAGAATCAAGATTACAAATGCAACACTTCTTTGACCTCTACGATCTTCTCATCATTACTGTTGTACATCAATCTGCTACGTTTCCTTGCAAATTCAGCTTgagtcttcttctctcctttacACAGTccatcaacatcttc
The sequence above is drawn from the Camelina sativa cultivar DH55 chromosome 4, Cs, whole genome shotgun sequence genome and encodes:
- the LOC104780954 gene encoding 60S ribosomal protein L8-2; the protein is MGRVIRAQRKGAGSVFKSHTHHRKGPAKFRSLDYGERNGYLKGLVTEIIHDPGRGAPLARVAFRHPFRYMKQKELFVAAEGMYTGQYLYCGKKANLMVGNVLPLGSIPEGAVVCNVELHVGDRGALARASGDYAIVIAHNSDSKTTRIKLPSGAKKVLPSGCRAMIGQVAGGGRTEKPLLKAGNAYHKYRVKRNCWPVVRGVAMNPVEHPHGGGNHQHIGHASTVRRDKSAGAKVGQIAARRTGRRRGTAATLAAKADY
- the LOC104784000 gene encoding auxin-induced protein 15A-like, with translation MEIKQASKSLKQMLKRCSSLGKKSSEHVPKKGHFAVYVGHSRDRHVVPITFLNHPTFKMMLQAAEEEFGFRQERGLTIPCDQNIFLSLLDSITSY
- the LOC104780956 gene encoding WEB family protein At3g51220 isoform X2 is translated as MVRAEIETGAPFRSVKEAVTLFDERILLGDNYVERSSCNKSIQEELVEAQESLKKAEEENKVLSQLIETLTQELETTKEKLNHSLRKFPEHPQVEDDDLKFIEESTVNERDNITEIKMNRYVQNEVYDDRLEKRRSVKFANPPLLTKVIVGKEEKSKAMVKKQTKKMKQLAPLASWLFARNRSS
- the LOC104780956 gene encoding WEB family protein At3g51220 isoform X1 → MVRAEIETGAPFRSVKEAVTLFDERILLGDNYVERSSCNKSIQEELVEAQESLKKAEEENKVLSQLIETLTQELETTKEKLNNSLRKFPEHPQVEDDDLKFIEESTVNERDNITEIKMNRYDQNEVYDDRLEKRRSVKFANPPLLTKVIVGKEEKSKAMVKKQTKKMKQLAPLASWLFARNRSS
- the LOC104780956 gene encoding WEB family protein At3g51220 isoform X3, whose translation is MVRAEIETGAPFRSVKEAVTLFDERILLGDNYVEKRRSVNKSIQEELVEAQESLKKAEEENKVLSQLIETLTQELETTKEKLNHSLRKFPEHPQVEDDDLKFIEESTVNERDNITEIKMNRYVQNEVYDDRLEKRRSVKFANPPLLTKVIVGKEEKSKAMVKKQTKKMKQLAPLASWLFARNRSS